A DNA window from Microcystis aeruginosa NIES-843 contains the following coding sequences:
- a CDS encoding phycocyanin subunit beta encodes MLDAFAKVVSQADTRGEYLSENQVNALIAFVKDGNKRVDVVNRLSSNSSAIVTDAARSLFSEQPVLVAPGGNAYTNRRAAACLRDLEIILRYVTYATFTGDASILDDRALNGLRETYVALGVPGASVAAGILKLKDASLALAADPNGITRGDCSSLLAEVASYFDRAAAAVS; translated from the coding sequence GTGTTAGATGCCTTTGCCAAAGTCGTTTCTCAGGCCGATACCCGGGGGGAATACCTGAGCGAGAATCAAGTCAATGCCCTAATTGCCTTCGTCAAAGATGGTAATAAACGCGTGGATGTGGTCAATCGTCTTTCCAGTAATTCTTCTGCGATCGTTACCGATGCCGCGCGTAGTTTGTTTTCAGAACAGCCCGTTTTAGTTGCCCCCGGTGGCAACGCCTATACAAACCGTCGTGCGGCCGCCTGCTTGCGGGATTTGGAAATTATCCTGCGCTACGTTACCTATGCCACCTTCACCGGCGATGCCAGCATCCTCGATGATCGCGCCTTGAACGGTCTCCGGGAAACCTACGTCGCCCTGGGAGTTCCGGGAGCTTCTGTTGCGGCCGGAATTCTCAAGCTCAAAGACGCTTCCCTTGCCCTAGCGGCCGATCCCAACGGGATCACTCGCGGGGATTGCAGTTCTTTACTAGCAGAAGTCGCTTCTTACTTCGATCGAGCGGCGGCGGCAGTTTCCTGA
- a CDS encoding IS630-like element ISMae21 family transposase, translating into MSYSLDLRKKVIDYVENGGSITKAAALFNIGRATIYRWLGREKLEATKVKHRQRKLDWKALSKDVQENPEARLRDRAEKFGVRPSAICYALKNMKVTRKKKELRYRERNREERMKYYRVLRELIKIYGSESLVFIDESGFEEFQACFYAWSKKGKKVFGDRQGKRGKRENLVAGRRKGKKDFIAPMVFTRSLNAEGFEGWLSLYLLPSLTITSVLIMDNAPIHRKTVIKQLVEEAGHQVVFLPKYSPDLNDIEHDFSALKRARMYAPVGTPLDEIIRTYCVA; encoded by the coding sequence ATGTCTTATAGCCTAGACTTGAGAAAAAAAGTAATCGATTATGTAGAGAATGGGGGAAGCATAACCAAAGCCGCCGCTCTATTTAATATAGGAAGAGCGACGATATATAGATGGCTAGGTAGGGAAAAACTGGAAGCAACAAAGGTAAAACACCGTCAGAGAAAGCTGGACTGGAAAGCACTGTCAAAAGATGTCCAAGAAAATCCCGAGGCAAGATTAAGAGACAGAGCCGAGAAATTTGGAGTGAGACCAAGTGCCATTTGCTATGCCTTAAAAAACATGAAAGTTACCAGAAAAAAGAAGGAACTTCGTTATAGAGAAAGAAACCGAGAAGAAAGAATGAAATACTACAGAGTGCTGAGAGAATTGATTAAAATATATGGAAGTGAAAGCCTTGTATTTATTGATGAGTCAGGGTTTGAAGAATTTCAAGCCTGTTTTTATGCTTGGTCAAAAAAAGGGAAGAAAGTCTTTGGAGATAGACAAGGAAAACGAGGAAAAAGAGAGAACCTTGTCGCTGGTAGAAGAAAGGGAAAAAAAGACTTTATTGCACCGATGGTATTTACGAGAAGCCTGAATGCCGAAGGTTTTGAAGGGTGGTTATCTTTATATTTGTTGCCCTCTCTAACCATAACATCAGTATTAATTATGGATAATGCACCAATTCATCGGAAGACAGTCATTAAACAACTGGTAGAGGAAGCAGGTCATCAGGTCGTGTTTTTGCCAAAATACTCTCCTGATTTAAATGATATCGAACATGATTTTAGTGCATTAAAGAGGGCAAGAATGTATGCTCCTGTGGGGACACCCCTTGATGAAATTATTCGTACTTATTGTGTCGCCTAG
- a CDS encoding MgtC/SapB family protein, giving the protein MFFDSEDWQTIIFRLSMAMAVGCLIGYNRQRGGRPAGLRTFIIVSLGAAMFVMIPLQAEGDVGYASSNALSRTIQGVASGVGFLGAGIILQQSHRELNKVQVKGLTSAATIWLAAGLGAASGCGLWQMVLVGTLFSLCTLSGIKRLKKNKSLGKYIKGRKKISTINQEINPSDNSASH; this is encoded by the coding sequence ATGTTTTTTGACTCGGAAGATTGGCAAACGATTATTTTTCGGCTCAGTATGGCTATGGCCGTCGGCTGTCTGATTGGTTATAACCGACAGCGAGGCGGTCGTCCGGCTGGATTGAGAACTTTTATCATCGTTAGTCTCGGGGCTGCCATGTTTGTCATGATTCCCCTACAAGCGGAAGGAGATGTGGGTTATGCGTCTTCTAATGCCCTCAGTCGCACTATTCAAGGGGTCGCTTCTGGTGTCGGTTTTTTAGGGGCGGGAATCATCCTACAACAATCCCATCGGGAACTAAATAAGGTACAAGTAAAAGGTTTGACTTCGGCGGCGACTATCTGGTTAGCGGCAGGATTAGGCGCCGCTTCTGGTTGCGGTTTATGGCAGATGGTTCTGGTGGGAACTCTATTCTCTCTGTGCACTTTAAGTGGCATTAAACGACTTAAGAAAAATAAATCTTTAGGCAAATATATTAAAGGTCGTAAGAAAATATCTACGATTAATCAAGAAATAAATCCATCGGATAATTCAGCATCTCATTAA
- a CDS encoding DUF6888 family protein, which yields MPTAAQQLTCFILSYWATKMYLPVNIVRIDERTGNIFFLAGEEQEIIIFKNGDWRYV from the coding sequence ATTCCTACTGCCGCGCAACAGCTAACCTGTTTTATTTTAAGTTATTGGGCAACGAAGATGTATTTGCCCGTTAATATTGTTCGGATTGACGAAAGAACGGGAAATATCTTTTTTCTCGCTGGGGAAGAGCAAGAAATTATTATTTTTAAAAATGGCGATTGGAGGTATGTATGA
- a CDS encoding MBL fold metallo-hydrolase, translating to MFRQLFDRESSTYTYLIADSGTGEAILIDPVLEQVDRDRQILWQLGLTLGYTMETHVHADHITGAHRLRELTNCSILVPENAEVSDIDGYVRDGDLWTVAGQQLKAIATPGHTDSHIAYLIDEKRLLTGDALLIRGCGRTDFQNGSPEVLYKTVTEKLFTLPDDTLVYPCHDYLGRTVSSIGEEKRWNPRFAGRNRQDFIQLMNNLNLPYPKKMTAALSANARGGKVVFVMDYQI from the coding sequence ATTTTCCGCCAGCTTTTTGATAGGGAATCGAGTACCTACACCTATCTGATCGCTGATTCGGGTACGGGGGAGGCGATTTTAATTGATCCGGTCCTCGAACAGGTTGATCGCGATCGGCAGATTCTTTGGCAGTTGGGGTTAACTCTAGGCTACACGATGGAAACCCATGTCCACGCCGACCATATCACCGGAGCGCACCGCTTACGGGAGTTAACCAACTGTTCGATCCTCGTTCCCGAAAACGCCGAAGTGAGCGATATCGATGGTTATGTACGCGATGGCGACCTCTGGACCGTGGCAGGTCAGCAGCTAAAAGCGATCGCCACTCCAGGCCACACCGATAGTCATATAGCCTATCTCATCGATGAAAAACGCCTATTAACGGGGGATGCACTCTTAATTCGCGGTTGCGGTCGTACCGATTTTCAGAACGGTTCGCCGGAAGTACTATACAAGACGGTGACGGAGAAGTTATTCACTCTCCCCGATGATACGCTTGTTTATCCCTGTCACGATTATCTGGGAAGAACGGTCTCCTCGATCGGTGAGGAAAAGCGCTGGAATCCCCGTTTCGCCGGCCGCAATCGTCAGGATTTTATTCAGTTAATGAATAATCTCAATCTCCCCTATCCCAAGAAGATGACTGCGGCCTTAAGTGCCAACGCACGGGGTGGTAAGGTGGTTTTCGTCATGGATTATCAGATTTGA
- a CDS encoding Crp/Fnr family transcriptional regulator — protein sequence MTLTYQPPTPHRWHFDNRAILPLRNPNFWKIESGVVKTSTWLEDGTLIVLGLWGPGNFVGKTLERVNPYQVECITPVQAVSFSTVESYQMAEILLSHLQQAQELSIIRSYKRTDVMVLKLLSWLGNQFGKQTGTGQLIDVRLTHQDIADLLGTTRVTITRALNHLEQQGAVERLPVHRLLLREEEIWHYEI from the coding sequence ATGACGCTTACCTATCAACCACCAACCCCCCATCGCTGGCACTTTGATAATCGGGCGATTTTGCCCCTCAGAAACCCTAATTTCTGGAAAATCGAGAGTGGAGTCGTGAAAACCTCCACCTGGTTAGAAGATGGAACCCTGATCGTCTTGGGATTGTGGGGACCTGGCAATTTTGTTGGTAAAACCCTAGAGAGAGTCAATCCCTATCAAGTTGAGTGCATCACTCCTGTACAAGCAGTTTCCTTTTCCACAGTTGAGAGTTATCAAATGGCAGAAATTCTGCTGTCTCATCTTCAGCAAGCACAAGAACTAAGTATTATTCGTAGCTACAAACGTACTGATGTTATGGTCTTGAAATTACTGTCATGGTTAGGCAATCAATTTGGTAAACAAACCGGTACCGGACAATTAATTGATGTGCGTCTAACTCATCAGGATATCGCTGACTTATTAGGAACCACTAGAGTCACAATTACCCGCGCACTTAATCACCTTGAACAACAAGGGGCCGTGGAACGTCTTCCCGTCCATCGTCTTCTTTTACGAGAGGAGGAAATCTGGCACTACGAGATTTAG
- a CDS encoding DUF6887 family protein gives MIKREFESMSREELRSYILEHREDERAFQIYLDRVTAEPGEIYPAPRSIEDLSHFPELVAKNRRDKQQKI, from the coding sequence ATGATAAAACGCGAGTTTGAATCGATGAGTCGCGAGGAACTACGGAGTTATATTCTCGAACATAGAGAGGACGAGAGGGCCTTTCAAATTTATCTCGATCGGGTGACGGCCGAACCGGGAGAAATTTATCCCGCACCGCGTTCGATCGAGGATTTAAGTCATTTTCCCGAACTGGTAGCGAAAAATCGCCGCGATAAACAACAGAAAATATAA
- the cysK gene encoding cysteine synthase A: protein MPIARDITQLVGRTPLVQLNRIPVAEGVKARIVVKLESMNPAASVKDRIGVSMVEDAEAAGLIHPDKTILVEPTSGNTGIALAMVAAAKGYRLILTMPETMSLERRAMLKAYGAQLELTPGSQGMKGAIARAEEIVENIPNAYSLQQFRNPANPKIHRETTAEEIWADTDGLVDIVIGGVGTGGTITGIAETIKPRRPQFQAIAVEPSNSPVLSGGPPGPHKIQGIGAGFIPAIFRPELIDEVIIVDDTEAFAYARRLARQEGLLSGISAGAALWAAIQVGKRPENEDKLIVMIQPSFGERYLSTALFKDLEDID from the coding sequence ATGCCGATCGCAAGAGACATCACCCAATTGGTAGGAAGGACTCCCCTAGTCCAACTGAATCGAATCCCAGTGGCAGAGGGAGTAAAAGCCCGCATCGTCGTCAAACTGGAAAGTATGAACCCCGCCGCCTCGGTTAAAGATCGCATCGGGGTCAGTATGGTGGAGGACGCGGAAGCTGCCGGACTAATTCACCCCGATAAAACAATTCTGGTGGAACCAACTTCCGGTAATACCGGCATCGCCCTGGCCATGGTAGCGGCGGCCAAAGGCTATCGCTTAATCCTGACTATGCCCGAAACCATGAGTTTAGAACGACGGGCGATGTTAAAAGCTTACGGAGCGCAATTAGAATTAACCCCGGGTAGCCAAGGCATGAAAGGAGCGATCGCCCGGGCCGAGGAAATAGTCGAAAACATCCCCAACGCCTATAGTTTGCAACAGTTCCGCAACCCGGCTAACCCGAAAATTCACCGGGAAACCACCGCCGAGGAAATCTGGGCCGATACCGATGGTCTGGTAGATATCGTTATCGGTGGCGTGGGAACCGGGGGAACCATTACCGGTATTGCCGAAACCATTAAACCCCGTCGTCCCCAATTTCAAGCGATCGCAGTTGAACCCTCTAATAGTCCCGTCTTATCGGGAGGACCACCGGGGCCGCACAAAATCCAAGGCATCGGCGCCGGTTTTATCCCGGCAATTTTCCGACCGGAATTAATCGATGAGGTGATTATCGTCGATGATACAGAGGCTTTCGCCTACGCGCGACGGTTAGCTCGTCAGGAGGGACTACTATCGGGCATCTCGGCCGGAGCGGCTTTATGGGCGGCGATTCAGGTGGGCAAAAGACCCGAAAACGAAGATAAATTAATCGTCATGATTCAGCCTAGTTTCGGGGAACGTTACCTCAGCACGGCCCTGTTTAAAGACCTCGAAGATATCGACTAA
- a CDS encoding PLP-dependent transferase, whose amino-acid sequence MEFATRAIHGGQEPDSSHGAVTIPIYLTSTYNTGFTTIIDRDRE is encoded by the coding sequence ATGGAATTTGCAACGAGGGCGATTCATGGGGGGCAAGAACCAGACTCTAGCCATGGTGCGGTAACGATTCCCATTTATCTCACTTCCACCTATAACACCGGCTTTACTACGATTATCGATCGGGATCGAGAATAG
- a CDS encoding cadmium resistance transporter, whose product MNWLVALLITSVTSFVATNLDDLMVLMLFFSRLNANFRPRHLIIGQYLGFTLILLASSLGLLFGLLVSKEWIGLLGFIPLIIGIKQLLSRENEDYIQEVREDVNYSKNRSFFPRFPSQTYYVAAVTVANGGDNIGIYTSLFANNSPMHVLIIMIIFYLMMGIWCALAYFLITHPRIAKVVTNYGHKISPFIYIFLGIYILVDSRSYRLFLMS is encoded by the coding sequence ATGAATTGGTTAGTAGCCCTTTTAATTACTAGCGTGACGAGTTTTGTAGCCACAAATCTCGATGATCTGATGGTGCTAATGTTGTTTTTCTCGCGACTTAATGCTAATTTTCGACCTCGACACCTGATTATTGGTCAATACCTCGGTTTTACCCTCATTCTCCTAGCTAGTTCCCTCGGGTTACTATTTGGGTTACTGGTTTCTAAAGAATGGATTGGTCTATTAGGATTTATTCCTTTGATTATCGGCATTAAACAACTTTTGTCAAGGGAAAATGAGGATTATATTCAAGAAGTAAGAGAAGATGTTAATTATTCTAAAAATCGCTCCTTTTTTCCTCGTTTTCCCTCCCAAACCTATTACGTTGCTGCCGTGACCGTGGCTAATGGCGGTGATAATATTGGTATCTATACCTCTCTTTTTGCCAATAATTCCCCGATGCACGTCTTAATTATCATGATAATTTTTTATCTCATGATGGGGATTTGGTGCGCCCTAGCCTATTTTTTGATTACCCATCCCAGGATAGCTAAAGTGGTTACAAACTACGGACATAAAATTAGTCCTTTTATCTATATTTTTCTAGGGATTTATATATTAGTTGACAGCCGATCCTATCGTTTATTTTTAATGTCTTAA